Proteins found in one Neomonachus schauinslandi chromosome 1, ASM220157v2, whole genome shotgun sequence genomic segment:
- the KCTD6 gene encoding BTB/POZ domain-containing protein KCTD6 isoform X1, producing MIVQEVSLFWFSSKKGVKRINSGQTLRNSCNIDDVWFFPLSLVSHFSFNHSDIHGLEFFTSLKTEDTSLQSPYFPGPWAPETAALEQMDNGDWGYMMTDPVTLNVGGHLYTTSLTTLTRYPDSMLGAMFGGDFPTARDPQGNYFIDRDGPLFRYVLNFLRTSELTLPLDFKEFDLLRKEADFYQIEPLIQCLNDPKPLYPMDTFEEVVELSSTRKLSKYSNPVAVIITQLTITTKVHSLLEGISNYFTKWNKHMMDTRDCQVSFTFGPCDYHQEVSLRVHLMEYITKQGFTIRNTRVHHMSERANENTVEHNWTFCRLARKTDD from the exons atgattgtTCAAGAAGTTAGTTTGTTTTGGTTTAGCAGTAAAAAAGGGGTAAAAAGGATTAATAGTGGACAGACCTTGCGTAACAGCTGTAACATTGATGATGTCtggttttttcctttgtctttggtctcccatttctcatttaatcattcGGATATTCATGGATTGGAGTTCTTTACTTCACTTAAGACAGAGGACACCAGCCTTCAGTCACCCTA TTTCCCTGGACCCTGGGCTCCCGAGACAGCAGCGCTGGAGCAGATGGATAATGGAGACTGGGGCTATATG atgaCTGACCCAGTCACGTTAAATGTAGGTGGACACTTGTATACAACGTCTCTCACCACACTGACGCGTTACCCGGATTCCATGCTTGGAGCTATGTTTGGGGGGGACTTCCCCACAGCTCGAGACCCTCAAGGCAATTACTTCATTGATCGAGATGGACCTCTTTTCCGATATGTCCTCAACTTCTTAAGAACTTCAGAGTTGACCTTACCCCTGGATTTTAAGGAATTTGATCTGCTTCGGAAAGAAGCAGATTTTTATCAGATTGAGCCCTTGATTCAATGTCTCAATGACCCTAAGCCTCTGTATCCTATGGATACTTTTGAAGAAGTTGTGGAATTATCTAGTACTCGGAAGCTTTCTAAGTACTCCAATCCAGTAGCTGTCATCATAACCCAATTAACCATCACCACCAAAGTCCATTCCTTACTAGAAGGTATCTCAAACTATTTCACGAAGTGGAATAAGCACATGATGGACACCAGAGATTGCCAGGTTTCCTTTACTTTCGGACCCTGTGATTATCACCAGGAAGTTTCTCTCCGGGTCCACCTGATGGAATACATTACAAAACAAGGTTTCACGATCCGCAACACCCGAGTGCATCACATGAGCGAGCGGGCCAACGAGAACACAGTGGAGCACAACTGGACTTTCTGTAGGCTGGCTCGGAAGACCGATGACTGA
- the KCTD6 gene encoding BTB/POZ domain-containing protein KCTD6 isoform X2, which translates to MKNSFPGPWAPETAALEQMDNGDWGYMMTDPVTLNVGGHLYTTSLTTLTRYPDSMLGAMFGGDFPTARDPQGNYFIDRDGPLFRYVLNFLRTSELTLPLDFKEFDLLRKEADFYQIEPLIQCLNDPKPLYPMDTFEEVVELSSTRKLSKYSNPVAVIITQLTITTKVHSLLEGISNYFTKWNKHMMDTRDCQVSFTFGPCDYHQEVSLRVHLMEYITKQGFTIRNTRVHHMSERANENTVEHNWTFCRLARKTDD; encoded by the exons ATGAAAAACAG TTTCCCTGGACCCTGGGCTCCCGAGACAGCAGCGCTGGAGCAGATGGATAATGGAGACTGGGGCTATATG atgaCTGACCCAGTCACGTTAAATGTAGGTGGACACTTGTATACAACGTCTCTCACCACACTGACGCGTTACCCGGATTCCATGCTTGGAGCTATGTTTGGGGGGGACTTCCCCACAGCTCGAGACCCTCAAGGCAATTACTTCATTGATCGAGATGGACCTCTTTTCCGATATGTCCTCAACTTCTTAAGAACTTCAGAGTTGACCTTACCCCTGGATTTTAAGGAATTTGATCTGCTTCGGAAAGAAGCAGATTTTTATCAGATTGAGCCCTTGATTCAATGTCTCAATGACCCTAAGCCTCTGTATCCTATGGATACTTTTGAAGAAGTTGTGGAATTATCTAGTACTCGGAAGCTTTCTAAGTACTCCAATCCAGTAGCTGTCATCATAACCCAATTAACCATCACCACCAAAGTCCATTCCTTACTAGAAGGTATCTCAAACTATTTCACGAAGTGGAATAAGCACATGATGGACACCAGAGATTGCCAGGTTTCCTTTACTTTCGGACCCTGTGATTATCACCAGGAAGTTTCTCTCCGGGTCCACCTGATGGAATACATTACAAAACAAGGTTTCACGATCCGCAACACCCGAGTGCATCACATGAGCGAGCGGGCCAACGAGAACACAGTGGAGCACAACTGGACTTTCTGTAGGCTGGCTCGGAAGACCGATGACTGA